The following proteins are encoded in a genomic region of Arachis stenosperma cultivar V10309 chromosome 4, arast.V10309.gnm1.PFL2, whole genome shotgun sequence:
- the LOC130975084 gene encoding auxin efflux carrier component 4-like isoform X2 — MISWKDLYSVLTAVVPLYVAMILAYGSVRWWKIFSPDQCSGINRFVAIFAVPLLSFHFISSNNPYEMNFRFIAADTLQKVMMLFALAIWTNFTANGSLEWMITIFSLSTLPNTLVMGIPLLIAMYGDYSGQLMVQVVVLQCIIWYTLLLFLFEYRGAKLLIMEQFPETAASIVSFKVDSDVVSLDGRDFLETDAEVGDDGKLHVTVRKSNASRRSFMMTPRPSNLTGAEIYSLSSSRNPTPRGSNFNHADFYSMMGYHPPRHSNFGANDLYSAQSTSRGPTPRPSNFEENMSSPRFGFYPAQTVPASYPAPNPEFAASLSSKSVKNSQVPPVAAPPPPPQVQPQPQPQGQQLVQAQPAMMQRSSTCSCGALALRRFQKLAGFTCLAARILERPISLVAPIKARRRSGCWLLTSTLKMGNPTKVYLLPFSFLKFVYLKFPTGKVDGEQGEEEGEKEGPGGLNKLGSSSTAELHPKATGAAGVGVSKHMPPASVMTRLILIMVWRKLIRNPNTYSSLIGVIWSLVAFRWHVHMPKIIEKSISILSDAGLGMAMFSLGLFMALQPKIIACGNSVATFAMAVRFLTGPAVMAAASIAVGLRGTLLRVAIVQAALPQGIVPFVFAKEYNVHPAILSTAVIFGMLIALPITLVYYILLGL, encoded by the exons atgatAAGCTGGAAGGACCTATACAGCGTCTTAACAGCGGTGGTTCCGCTGTACGTGGCGATGATCCTCGCGTACGGTTCCGTCCGGTGGTGGAAGATTTTCTCGCCGGACCAGTGCTCCGGGATCAACCGTTTTGTCGCGATCTTCGCCGTGCCGCTGCTTTCTTTCCACTTCATATCCTCCAACAACCCTTACGAGATGAACTTCCGGTTCATCGCCGCCGACACGCTACAGAAGGTGATGATGCTCTTTGCCTTGGCCATATGGACCAACTTCACCGCCAACGGAAGCCTCGAGTGGATGATCACCATCTTCTCCCTCTCCACATTGCCCAACACTCTTGTCATGGGGATCCCACTCCTCATCGCCATGTACGGCGACTACTCCGGCCAACTCATGGTTCAGGTGGTGGTGCTCCAGTGTATCATATGGTACACTCTCTTACTCTTTCTCTTCGAGTACCGCGGAGCCAAGCTGCTTATTATGGAGCAGTTTCCGGAAACCGCGGCTTCTATTGTGTCCTTTAAGGTGGACTCCGACGTCGTTTCGCTCGACGGTAGAGATTTTCTTGAGACCGATGCGGAGGTTGGTGATGACGGTAAGCTTCATGTTACTGTGAGGAAGTCTAACGCGTCGCGAAGGTCGTTCATGATGACGCCGCGTCCGTCGAACCTAACCGGCGCCGAGATTTACAGCCTTAGCAGTTCCCGGAATCCGACGCCGCGAGGGTCCAACTTCAACCACGCAGATTTTTACTCCATGATGGGGTACCACCCGCCGAGGCATTCTAACTTTGGTGCTAATGACTTATACTCCGCTCAGTCCACTTCGCGGGGGCCTACGCCGCGTCCCTCCAACTTCGAGGAGAACATGAGCTCCCCGAGGTTCGGGTTTTACCCGGCGCAGACAGTTCCCGCTTCGTACCCAGCTCCCAATCCAGAATTCGCTGCCAGCTTGAGCAGCAAGAGCGTCAAGAATTCACAAGTGCCACCAGTGGCAGCTCCGCCTCCTCCCCCACAGGTTCAGCCTCAGCCACAGCCACAGGGGCAGCAGTTGGTTCAGGCTCAACCTG CCATGATGCAAAGGAGCTCCACATGTTCGTGTGGAGCTCTAGCGCTTCGCCGGTTTCAGAAACTGGCGGGCTTCACGTGTTTGGCAGCGCGGATTTTGGAGCGTCCGATCAGTCTGGTCGCTCCGATCAAGGCGCGAAGGAGATCAGGATGCTGGTTGCTGACGAGCACCCTCAAAATGGGGAATCCAACAAAGGTATATTtgcttcctttttcttttttaaagttTGTTTAT ttgaagttcccAACAGGGAAAGTAGATGGGGAGCAAGGAGAGGAAGAAGGGGAGAAAGAGGGTCCCGGAGGGCTGAACAAACTGGGGTCGAGTTCGACGGCGGAGTTGCACCCAAAGGCAACCGGAGCGGCGGGGGTTGGAGTGTCAAAACACATGCCTCCAGCGAGTGTGATGACGCGCCTGATACTGATCATGGTGTGGAGGAAGCTTATCCGTAATCCCAACACTTACTCCAGCCTCATTGGTGTCATTTGGTCTCTGGTGGCCTTTAG GTGGCATGTGCATATGCCAAAAATAATAGAGAAATCAATCTCCATACTGTCTGATGCTGGTCTTGGAATGGCTATGTTCAGCTTAG GTCTGTTTATGGCACTTCAACCCAAGATAATTGCGTGTGGTAACTCGGTAGCGACTTTTGCTATGGCGGTTCGCTTCCTCACTGGCCCAGCGGTTATGGCAGCAGCTTCCATCGCTGTTGGCCTCCGTGGCACCCTCTTACGTGTTGCTATCGTTCAG GCTGCACTTCCACAAGGGATTGTTCCCTTTGTTTTTGCCAAGGAGTACAATGTCCATCCAGCCATTCTAAGCACAGC GGTTATATTTGGGATGTTGATAGCACTGCCAATTACTCTAGTCTACTACATACTCCTTggtttgtaa
- the LOC130975084 gene encoding auxin efflux carrier component 4-like isoform X1 — protein MISWKDLYSVLTAVVPLYVAMILAYGSVRWWKIFSPDQCSGINRFVAIFAVPLLSFHFISSNNPYEMNFRFIAADTLQKVMMLFALAIWTNFTANGSLEWMITIFSLSTLPNTLVMGIPLLIAMYGDYSGQLMVQVVVLQCIIWYTLLLFLFEYRGAKLLIMEQFPETAASIVSFKVDSDVVSLDGRDFLETDAEVGDDGKLHVTVRKSNASRRSFMMTPRPSNLTGAEIYSLSSSRNPTPRGSNFNHADFYSMMGYHPPRHSNFGANDLYSAQSTSRGPTPRPSNFEENMSSPRFGFYPAQTVPASYPAPNPEFAASLSSKSVKNSQVPPVAAPPPPPQVQPQPQPQGQQLVQAQPGSGGAAAGAKASHDAKELHMFVWSSSASPVSETGGLHVFGSADFGASDQSGRSDQGAKEIRMLVADEHPQNGESNKVEGEFGGEELKFPTGKVDGEQGEEEGEKEGPGGLNKLGSSSTAELHPKATGAAGVGVSKHMPPASVMTRLILIMVWRKLIRNPNTYSSLIGVIWSLVAFRWHVHMPKIIEKSISILSDAGLGMAMFSLGLFMALQPKIIACGNSVATFAMAVRFLTGPAVMAAASIAVGLRGTLLRVAIVQAALPQGIVPFVFAKEYNVHPAILSTAVIFGMLIALPITLVYYILLGL, from the exons atgatAAGCTGGAAGGACCTATACAGCGTCTTAACAGCGGTGGTTCCGCTGTACGTGGCGATGATCCTCGCGTACGGTTCCGTCCGGTGGTGGAAGATTTTCTCGCCGGACCAGTGCTCCGGGATCAACCGTTTTGTCGCGATCTTCGCCGTGCCGCTGCTTTCTTTCCACTTCATATCCTCCAACAACCCTTACGAGATGAACTTCCGGTTCATCGCCGCCGACACGCTACAGAAGGTGATGATGCTCTTTGCCTTGGCCATATGGACCAACTTCACCGCCAACGGAAGCCTCGAGTGGATGATCACCATCTTCTCCCTCTCCACATTGCCCAACACTCTTGTCATGGGGATCCCACTCCTCATCGCCATGTACGGCGACTACTCCGGCCAACTCATGGTTCAGGTGGTGGTGCTCCAGTGTATCATATGGTACACTCTCTTACTCTTTCTCTTCGAGTACCGCGGAGCCAAGCTGCTTATTATGGAGCAGTTTCCGGAAACCGCGGCTTCTATTGTGTCCTTTAAGGTGGACTCCGACGTCGTTTCGCTCGACGGTAGAGATTTTCTTGAGACCGATGCGGAGGTTGGTGATGACGGTAAGCTTCATGTTACTGTGAGGAAGTCTAACGCGTCGCGAAGGTCGTTCATGATGACGCCGCGTCCGTCGAACCTAACCGGCGCCGAGATTTACAGCCTTAGCAGTTCCCGGAATCCGACGCCGCGAGGGTCCAACTTCAACCACGCAGATTTTTACTCCATGATGGGGTACCACCCGCCGAGGCATTCTAACTTTGGTGCTAATGACTTATACTCCGCTCAGTCCACTTCGCGGGGGCCTACGCCGCGTCCCTCCAACTTCGAGGAGAACATGAGCTCCCCGAGGTTCGGGTTTTACCCGGCGCAGACAGTTCCCGCTTCGTACCCAGCTCCCAATCCAGAATTCGCTGCCAGCTTGAGCAGCAAGAGCGTCAAGAATTCACAAGTGCCACCAGTGGCAGCTCCGCCTCCTCCCCCACAGGTTCAGCCTCAGCCACAGCCACAGGGGCAGCAGTTGGTTCAGGCTCAACCTGGTAGCGGCGGTGCTGCTGCTGGCGCTAAAGCGAGCCATGATGCAAAGGAGCTCCACATGTTCGTGTGGAGCTCTAGCGCTTCGCCGGTTTCAGAAACTGGCGGGCTTCACGTGTTTGGCAGCGCGGATTTTGGAGCGTCCGATCAGTCTGGTCGCTCCGATCAAGGCGCGAAGGAGATCAGGATGCTGGTTGCTGACGAGCACCCTCAAAATGGGGAATCCAACAAAG TGGAAGGTGAGTTTGGTggggaagagttgaagttcccAACAGGGAAAGTAGATGGGGAGCAAGGAGAGGAAGAAGGGGAGAAAGAGGGTCCCGGAGGGCTGAACAAACTGGGGTCGAGTTCGACGGCGGAGTTGCACCCAAAGGCAACCGGAGCGGCGGGGGTTGGAGTGTCAAAACACATGCCTCCAGCGAGTGTGATGACGCGCCTGATACTGATCATGGTGTGGAGGAAGCTTATCCGTAATCCCAACACTTACTCCAGCCTCATTGGTGTCATTTGGTCTCTGGTGGCCTTTAG GTGGCATGTGCATATGCCAAAAATAATAGAGAAATCAATCTCCATACTGTCTGATGCTGGTCTTGGAATGGCTATGTTCAGCTTAG GTCTGTTTATGGCACTTCAACCCAAGATAATTGCGTGTGGTAACTCGGTAGCGACTTTTGCTATGGCGGTTCGCTTCCTCACTGGCCCAGCGGTTATGGCAGCAGCTTCCATCGCTGTTGGCCTCCGTGGCACCCTCTTACGTGTTGCTATCGTTCAG GCTGCACTTCCACAAGGGATTGTTCCCTTTGTTTTTGCCAAGGAGTACAATGTCCATCCAGCCATTCTAAGCACAGC GGTTATATTTGGGATGTTGATAGCACTGCCAATTACTCTAGTCTACTACATACTCCTTggtttgtaa